One Narcine bancroftii isolate sNarBan1 chromosome 3, sNarBan1.hap1, whole genome shotgun sequence DNA window includes the following coding sequences:
- the LOC138759118 gene encoding LOW QUALITY PROTEIN: vacuolar fusion protein MON1 homolog B-like (The sequence of the model RefSeq protein was modified relative to this genomic sequence to represent the inferred CDS: inserted 2 bases in 2 codons) produces the protein MVYEARGFTDLASVLLTHPLWRIIPPSGGDDDTLEGRLVTPDGADPYPKPGCGLADQIPPLGRATGGTPPAADTQKEVEVNRDLKFHTEVDGVQTEANGSLSFQIEADKVLTQADGGLRLQMQADEVQTTKSEADEVLTEADEVLTEADEVLTEADEVLTEADDVLTEADEVLTEADEVLMEADRGLSFQTEADKVLSEVDGDLSFQTEADQVQTEVYEGLRFQMEAGGVQMSQMKTDIGQTSAHDGLKEQASQMEMEADGFLRVQTSQMEANEVQAFKTEADEDLRVQVSQTETDKDEASQTETQRGQTSQAETDGVLRWQTSHRRLEETDTGEEDVTGHGWRSRRKHVFVLSEAGKPIYSLHGSEEALSATMGVMAALVSFVQAGGDHIRSIHADDYQVVFSQLGPLVLVSVSTAXQSETHLRRELLYVYHQIVSLLTRLSLVRLFQRKQGFDLRRLLSGSEKLLDRLLQRLGREPGSLLGAVQCLRLPASIRRPITQLLRRAATPDLILSLLXVPRPLVSLVQGQALLEDLLLDPLDLHLLLNLLAGSGSFRDGEVWAPVCLPGLCPDAYFYAYVSYLHPSLCLLLVSTDKGAFYSVSACKRLIEEGLRERGLLQAVAERSPHAPSPGIPDLWHFIYKPLDVPEKHRQLTQYTSPEIQVPYTSEEERQRLFDLYQNLHGRVHSSTRPLRLIYRVAKAETLLAWVTSRFELYACFSPLVSKGSAIQILTQLLHWLKREEGQLFIQSPPKYSPALPRPSEPILSLL, from the exons GTCGCCTCGTCACCCCTGATGGTGCTGACCCCTACCCCAAGCCAGGCTGTGGGTTGGCAGACCAGATTCCGCCTCTGGGCAGAGCGACAGGTGGGACCCCCCCAG CAGCAGACACCCAGAAAGAGGTGGAGGTGAACAGGGATCTGAAGTTCCATACAGAGGTGGACGGGGTCCAGACGGAGGCGAATGGGAGCCTGAGTTTCCAGATAGAGGCAGACAAGGTCTTGACGCAGGCGGACGGGGGCCTGAGGCTCCAGATGCAGGCGGACGAGGTCCAGACAACCAAATCGGAGGCAGATGAGGTCCTGACGGAGGCAGATGAGGTCCTGACGGAGGCAGATGAGGTCCTGACGGAGGCAGATGAGGTCCTGACGGAGGCAGATGACGTCCTGACGGAGGCAGATGAGGTCCTGACGGAGGCAGATGAGGTCCTGATGGAGGCAGACAGAGGCCTGAGTTTCCAGACAGAGGCAGACAAGGTCTTGTCGGAGGTGGACGGGGACCTGAGTTTCCAGACGGAGGCAGACCAGGTCCAGACGGAGGTGTACGAGGGCCTGAGGTTCCAGATGGAGGCAGGTGGAGTCCAGATGTCCCAGATGAAGACAGACATTGGCCAGACATCGGCACACGATGGCCTGAAGGAGCAGGCATCCCAGATGGAGATGGAGGCAGATGGGTTTCTGAGAGTCCAGACATCCCAGATGGAGGCAAATGAGGTCCAGGCGTTCAAGACAGAGGCTGATGAGGACCTGAGAGTCCAGGTGTCTCAAACGGAAACAGACAAGGATGAGGCATCCCAGACGGAGACACAGAGGGGCCAGACCTCCCAGGCAGAGACAGACGGGGTCCTGAGATGGCAGACATCTCACCGGCGGTTGGAGGAGACGGACACGGGGGAGGAAGACGTGACTGGCCACGGTTGGCGTTCCCGCCGTAAACACGTCTTTGTGCTGAGCGAGGCGGGAAAACCCATCTACTCCCTGCACGGCAGCGAAGAGGCTCTGTCTGCTACCATGGGCGTGATGGCTGCCCTCGTCTCCTTCGTGCAGGCTGGGGGAGACCACATCCGCTCCATCCATGCGG ACGACTACCAGGTGGTGTTCAGCCAGTTGGGGCCCCTGGTGCTGGTGTCGGTGTCCACGG ATCAGTCAGAGACACACCTGCGGCGTGAGCTGCTGTACGTGTACCACCAGATTGTCAGCCTCCTCACCCGCCTCTCACTCGTGCGCCTCTTCCAGCGCAAGCAGGGCTTCGACCTGCGCCGCCTGCTCTCTGGCTCTGAGAAGCTCCTCGACCGCCTGTTGCAGCGGCTGGGCCGGGAGCCCGGCTCCCTCCTGGGCGCCGTGCAGTGTCTTCGCCTGCCGGCCTCCATCCGCCGCCCCATCACCCAGCTACTGCGGCGAGCTGCCACGCCCGACCTCATCCTCTCCCTCT GTGTCCCGCGACCGCTGGTGAGCCTGGTCCAAGGCCAGGCCCTGCTGGAGGACTTGCTGCTCGACCCccttgacctccacctcctcctcaacctcttggCGGGTTCTGGCTCCTTCCGAGATGGTGAGGTGTGGGCACCCGTCTGCCTGCCGGGACTGTGTCCCGATGCCTACTTCTATGCCTACGTGTCctacctccacccctccctctgcctcCTGCTCGTCTCCACTGACAAGGGGGCCTTCTACAGTGTCTCCGCCTGCAAGCGCCTCATTGAGGAGGGGTTGCGGGAACGGGGACTACTCCAGGCTGTGGCCGAGAGATCCCCGCACGCTCCCAGCCCTGGCATTCCTGACCTCTGGCACTTCATCTACAAGCCGCTTGATGTTCCGGAAAAACACAGGCAGCTTACGCAGTACACCAG CCCTGAGATCCAGGTGCCGTACACGTCGGAGGAGGAACGCCAGCGCCTGTTTGATCTCTATCAGAACCTGCATGGCCGGGTGCACAGCTCCACGCGGCCCCTCAGGCTGATCTACCGCGTGGCCAAGGCAGAGACGTTGCTGGCCTGG GTGACGAGCCGCTTTGAGCTGTACGCCTGCTTCAGCCCTCTGGTGTCCAAAGGTTCAGCCATCCAGATCCTGACCCAGCTGCTGCACTGGCTGAAGAGGGAGGAGGGACAACTCTTCATCCAGAGCCCCCCAAAGTACTCTCCGGCCCTCCCGCGGCCATCCGAACCCATCCTCTCCCTTCTCTGA